A portion of the Amyelois transitella isolate CPQ chromosome 2, ilAmyTran1.1, whole genome shotgun sequence genome contains these proteins:
- the LOC106143045 gene encoding U2 small nuclear ribonucleoprotein auxiliary factor 35 kDa subunit-related protein 2 isoform X1, with protein sequence MTQSKMGGHREWRKTAKRERRRRIRTQIAKDRDKKLKSAENTEEYKKWEREQKIMETLEYEQIEKANAIENEKWMKAEMIAIDQWKKLQEMQEILLQKHVEQEARIKLEYELEQKRKKEQEEILKKLEEENKQKHESFMRHLQEFLMGDSKEPPAELLVSSETRPDTEMCPFFLKTACCRFGDQCSRNHRYPGISCILLAKNFYDHFGLTNSNCNEYDTDLMLEYEDSETYRQFKEFFFDVSPEFEKFGRVIQFVVCNNHERHLRGNTYVEFKELRCAVAAYQALHTRWYGGKQLSLQFCNVISWKKAICGLHVKKRCPKGRACNFLHVFRNPNNLLDYNIEFRREHRTTPRSWRWSESPEKDVLTPQDTARNKDEESRRNKKDKKSSRKPSHRSSRRRSSERYGRR encoded by the exons ATGACACAATCGAAAATGGGGGG ACATAGAGAGTGGCGTAAAACAGCGAAACGGGAAAGACGGCGCAGAATAAGGACTCAAATTGCAAAAGACAGAGATA AAAAGCTTAAATCTGCAGAAAATActgaagaatataaaaaatgggaAAGGGAACAAAAAATTATGGAAACTTTAGAATAtgaacaaattgaaaaggctaATGCAATAGAAAATGAGAAATGGATGAAGGCGGAAATGATTGCTATAGATCAGTGGAAAAAACTTCAAGAAATGCAAGAAATATTGCTTCAAAAACATGTGGAACAAGAAGCAAGAATAAAATTG GAATATGAATTAGAACAAAAACGTAAGAAAGAGcaagaagaaattttaaagaaacttgaagaagaaaataaacaaaagcatGAATCATTTATGAGACACCTCCAAGAATTCTTAATGGGAGATTCAAAAGAACCACCAGCAGAATTACTTGTCTCTTCGGAAACAAGACCAGACACTGAAATGTGTCCATTCTTTTTGAAAACAGCTTGTTGCAGGTTTGGTGACCAATGTTCTAGGAATCATAGATATCCCGGTATCAGCTGT ATTCTACTGGCGAAAAATTTTTATGATCACTTTGGCTTAACTAATTCAAATTGTAATGAATATGATACGGATCTAATGCTTGAATATGAAGATAGTGAAACCTACAGACAATTCAAAGAATTTTTCTTTGATGTCTCACCTGAATTTGAAAAGTTTGGGAGAGTTATACAATTTgtg GTGTGTAACAACCATGAGCGACATTTACGCGGTAACACATATGTGGAATTTAAGGAACTCAGATGTGCAGTAGCTGCGTATCAGGCATTGCACACTCGCTGGTATGGTGGGAAACAGCTGTCACTGCAGTTTTGTAATGTCATCTCTTGGAAAAAAGCAATATGTG ggCTTCACGTCAAAAAACGTTGTCCTAAAGGTCGCGCATGTAATTTTTTGCATGTGTTTCGTAATCCTAACAATTTGCTTGACTACAATATTGAGTTTAGGAG agAACATCGAACTACACCGCGGTCGTGGCGATGGTCTGAATCTCCAGAGAAAGACGTACTAACACCTCAGGATACTGCGAGAAACAAGGATGAGGAAAGTAGAAGAAACAAAAAGGATAAAAAGTCGTCTAGAAAACCAAGTCATCGCAGCTCTCGCAGGAGAAGTTCTGAAAGATATGGAAGAAGATAA
- the LOC106143045 gene encoding U2 small nuclear ribonucleoprotein auxiliary factor 35 kDa subunit-related protein 1 isoform X2, with translation METLEYEQIEKANAIENEKWMKAEMIAIDQWKKLQEMQEILLQKHVEQEARIKLEYELEQKRKKEQEEILKKLEEENKQKHESFMRHLQEFLMGDSKEPPAELLVSSETRPDTEMCPFFLKTACCRFGDQCSRNHRYPGISCILLAKNFYDHFGLTNSNCNEYDTDLMLEYEDSETYRQFKEFFFDVSPEFEKFGRVIQFVVCNNHERHLRGNTYVEFKELRCAVAAYQALHTRWYGGKQLSLQFCNVISWKKAICGLHVKKRCPKGRACNFLHVFRNPNNLLDYNIEFRREHRTTPRSWRWSESPEKDVLTPQDTARNKDEESRRNKKDKKSSRKPSHRSSRRRSSERYGRR, from the exons ATGGAAACTTTAGAATAtgaacaaattgaaaaggctaATGCAATAGAAAATGAGAAATGGATGAAGGCGGAAATGATTGCTATAGATCAGTGGAAAAAACTTCAAGAAATGCAAGAAATATTGCTTCAAAAACATGTGGAACAAGAAGCAAGAATAAAATTG GAATATGAATTAGAACAAAAACGTAAGAAAGAGcaagaagaaattttaaagaaacttgaagaagaaaataaacaaaagcatGAATCATTTATGAGACACCTCCAAGAATTCTTAATGGGAGATTCAAAAGAACCACCAGCAGAATTACTTGTCTCTTCGGAAACAAGACCAGACACTGAAATGTGTCCATTCTTTTTGAAAACAGCTTGTTGCAGGTTTGGTGACCAATGTTCTAGGAATCATAGATATCCCGGTATCAGCTGT ATTCTACTGGCGAAAAATTTTTATGATCACTTTGGCTTAACTAATTCAAATTGTAATGAATATGATACGGATCTAATGCTTGAATATGAAGATAGTGAAACCTACAGACAATTCAAAGAATTTTTCTTTGATGTCTCACCTGAATTTGAAAAGTTTGGGAGAGTTATACAATTTgtg GTGTGTAACAACCATGAGCGACATTTACGCGGTAACACATATGTGGAATTTAAGGAACTCAGATGTGCAGTAGCTGCGTATCAGGCATTGCACACTCGCTGGTATGGTGGGAAACAGCTGTCACTGCAGTTTTGTAATGTCATCTCTTGGAAAAAAGCAATATGTG ggCTTCACGTCAAAAAACGTTGTCCTAAAGGTCGCGCATGTAATTTTTTGCATGTGTTTCGTAATCCTAACAATTTGCTTGACTACAATATTGAGTTTAGGAG agAACATCGAACTACACCGCGGTCGTGGCGATGGTCTGAATCTCCAGAGAAAGACGTACTAACACCTCAGGATACTGCGAGAAACAAGGATGAGGAAAGTAGAAGAAACAAAAAGGATAAAAAGTCGTCTAGAAAACCAAGTCATCGCAGCTCTCGCAGGAGAAGTTCTGAAAGATATGGAAGAAGATAA
- the LOC106143200 gene encoding transcription termination factor, mitochondrial, with amino-acid sequence MFVKTLVKSLLLWKPRPLSLDINIFPVNKHLAINLLSLPFSTIKKAKESKDSHDYKHEIIKSLNFQSDKDACPFYKLPVKTLLHIYKVTENDEKNGFCINRLYYLAEKVKCPSWILSEKLAQRTFIYGLSFNWLSSSLEVLLENGVSGDRIIRDLWVLKYRSDTIRERLERVKSMGIDNLYPWMVRCSEDILNRYVNISQETKNILGDTKSTQVYLANRLEISPEKVEKICMRIPALKTIRVTKVKNFLDILIKEGFRVEDIAAKPRVLTSAPNTVLQRLKQLRELGLNEINLNVLCRSKKDFNKYVEALTSKDSSSSILH; translated from the exons atgtttgtaaaaacACTGGTGAAATCGCTGCTATTATGGAAACCACGTCCTCTCTCACTTGACATTAATATCTTCCCAGTAAACAAGCACTTAGCTATAAATCTTTTATCTTTACCATTTTCAACGATCAAAAAAGCAAAAGAAAGTAAAG aTTCCCATGACTATAAACATGAAATTATAAAGTCACTCAATTTTCAGTCTGATAAAGATGCTTGtccattttataaattgcCAGTCAAAAcacttttacatatttataaagtcACTGAAAATGATGAGAAAAATGGGTTTTGTATTAATAGACTATATTATTTGGCAGAGAAagtaaaa TGCCCATCATGGATTCTTAGTGAAAAATTAGCACAGAggacatttatttatggacTGTCTTTTAATTGGCTCAGCAGTTCATTAGAAGTTTTATTAG aaAATGGTGTGTCTGGAGACCGCATAATAAGAGACCTGTGGGTTCTCAAGTATCGAAGTGATACAATAAGAGAAAGACTTGAAAGGGTCAAAAGTATGGGAATTGATAATTTGTATCCTTGGATGGTAAGGTGTTCAGAAGACATTTTAAACAG ataCGTCAATATATCTCAagagacaaaaaatattttaggtgATACAAAATCAACTCAGGTGTATTTAGCTAACAGGTTGGAAATTTCACCAGAGAAagtagaaaaaatatgtatgagaATACCAGCATTGAAGACTATACGTGTGACCAAG GTGAAGAATTTTTTGGACATCCTCATAAAAGAAGGCTTCAGGGTGGAAGATATTGCTGCCAAACCTCGAGTTTTAACATCAGCACCAAATACGGTGCTTCAAAGACTAAAGCAGCTGAGGGAATTAGgtcttaatgaaattaatttgaatgttCTGTGCAGAAGCAAaaaggattttaataaatatgtagagGCTTTAACATCTAAAGATAGTTCATCTTCCATCTTGCATTAA